The Paenibacillus macerans genome includes a window with the following:
- a CDS encoding GDSL-type esterase/lipase family protein: protein MRKTLCILLAGIALISLAACGQQEGEPHPASGNPVSAGQAQVEISADAAQATLASRFQSSVFLGDSITEGLSYHDVLDEENVLAGAGKTAEFAMEDLDELMRRNPEHIFIQLGSDDILWPTDNPQEYAVKHYTALIEAIKNKLPQADITVLSVTPVTDEAREKEPRYQNISDFNEKLKEMAAKEQAAFVDLTPILADHPELYDTDGIHFRQGFYTLMLDALKGRVE, encoded by the coding sequence ATGAGAAAGACGCTCTGTATTTTGTTGGCCGGGATCGCTTTAATATCGCTTGCGGCGTGCGGACAACAAGAAGGAGAGCCACACCCGGCTTCCGGCAATCCGGTTTCAGCCGGACAGGCGCAAGTGGAGATTTCCGCGGATGCAGCGCAAGCCACGCTCGCTTCGCGGTTTCAAAGCAGCGTATTTCTGGGGGATTCCATCACGGAAGGCTTGTCGTATCATGATGTGCTGGATGAAGAGAACGTACTGGCCGGTGCGGGAAAAACAGCGGAATTCGCGATGGAGGATCTCGACGAACTGATGCGGAGAAATCCCGAGCATATTTTTATCCAGTTGGGTTCGGATGACATCCTCTGGCCGACGGATAACCCGCAGGAATACGCGGTTAAGCATTACACCGCCTTGATCGAAGCGATCAAAAATAAGCTTCCGCAGGCCGACATTACGGTTTTGTCGGTAACTCCCGTTACGGATGAGGCGCGGGAGAAAGAGCCCCGCTACCAAAACATCTCCGATTTTAATGAGAAACTGAAAGAGATGGCCGCCAAGGAGCAAGCCGCGTTTGTCGATTTGACCCCGATTCTCGCGGATCATCCGGAGCTGTACGATACGGACGGCATTCACTTTAGGCAGGGGTTCTATACGCTAATGCTGGACGCTTTGAAGGGCCGAGTGGAGTGA
- a CDS encoding sensor histidine kinase: MLKGIVLKLFLLTTALCLFLVAMIFAAQTVFFKQFYMHQKVSDVKAAVQTFKQDYMKTGGKPNAAAELEQKFYREHNIWIAALDEMGYLQYSADFEMEVRLEQAEGFPDLDGQTLTIPLYTVANVDDFSADNPLYAFGGTWVQEGQPIAIEGLMMKGRLIPQRMARGVSGLREENRLENTLLANKEYEVVPRFESPVQYHEKYPSALVQGTITKLALPEGAGVSRYTNRLFLERVKAFQADLLYGDFAVDGNGEVMNFAENDVNYKLFVERIQDREGKSSYIFALTSLQPVSEAAAVMQNYYVYIVIAALLLAVLASLYFSTRIARPLLRINRTTQKIARLDFSEKLPVSGKDEVGQLSASINELSERLNSHILQLERDIEKEKQLEHTRKEFIAGVSHELKTPLSVIQSCLAVLKDGVAGHKRDYYFAAMEEEVNGMILSIADMLELAKYESGTYKMQQEPFEIGHAIERVCGKLAPELADKRLRLSTRMAQAEVVANRHRIEQVLVNFLTNAIRYTPVGESILVTAAEEADSVKVSVENRGVHIPEAQLEKVWDRFYRGEPSRNPSTGGTGLGLAIAKKILELHGLPFGVANTADGVLFYFYLRKQA, from the coding sequence ATGTTAAAAGGAATCGTCCTCAAGCTGTTTTTGCTGACGACGGCGCTTTGCCTATTTCTCGTTGCAATGATTTTCGCCGCGCAAACCGTGTTTTTCAAACAATTTTATATGCATCAAAAAGTGTCGGACGTCAAGGCCGCCGTTCAAACGTTCAAGCAGGACTACATGAAAACGGGCGGGAAACCAAACGCCGCGGCCGAACTGGAGCAGAAATTTTACCGGGAGCATAACATCTGGATCGCGGCGTTGGACGAAATGGGGTATCTGCAGTACTCCGCCGATTTTGAGATGGAGGTCCGGCTGGAACAGGCTGAAGGTTTCCCTGACCTTGACGGCCAAACGCTGACGATTCCGCTTTACACTGTGGCGAATGTGGACGATTTTAGCGCCGACAATCCGCTGTACGCTTTCGGCGGTACCTGGGTCCAGGAAGGCCAGCCGATCGCGATCGAGGGTCTTATGATGAAGGGGCGCCTGATTCCGCAGCGGATGGCCAGGGGCGTTTCCGGCTTAAGAGAGGAAAACCGTCTGGAAAATACGCTGCTGGCCAATAAGGAATACGAGGTTGTCCCGCGCTTTGAGAGCCCGGTGCAATATCATGAAAAATATCCTTCGGCGCTGGTCCAGGGGACGATCACGAAACTTGCGCTGCCGGAAGGAGCCGGCGTCTCCCGTTATACGAACCGTTTGTTTCTGGAGCGGGTCAAAGCTTTTCAGGCGGACCTGCTGTACGGTGATTTCGCCGTTGACGGAAACGGCGAGGTGATGAATTTTGCGGAAAACGATGTGAACTATAAGTTGTTCGTGGAGCGTATCCAGGATCGGGAAGGCAAGTCCTCTTATATCTTCGCGCTGACGTCGCTTCAACCCGTCAGCGAAGCCGCAGCGGTGATGCAAAATTATTACGTTTATATTGTAATCGCCGCATTGCTGCTCGCGGTGCTGGCCTCGCTATACTTTTCCACCCGGATTGCCCGGCCTTTGCTGCGCATCAACCGGACCACGCAAAAAATCGCCCGCCTCGATTTCTCCGAGAAGCTGCCGGTGAGCGGCAAGGATGAAGTGGGACAACTGTCCGCCAGCATCAACGAGCTGTCCGAGCGGTTAAATTCTCATATTCTGCAGCTGGAGCGGGACATTGAGAAGGAAAAGCAATTGGAGCACACGCGGAAGGAGTTTATCGCCGGAGTGTCGCATGAGCTGAAAACTCCGCTGAGCGTCATCCAAAGCTGTTTGGCCGTACTCAAGGACGGGGTGGCCGGCCATAAGCGGGACTATTATTTTGCGGCGATGGAAGAAGAAGTAAACGGCATGATCTTATCAATCGCGGATATGCTGGAGCTGGCGAAATACGAGTCGGGCACGTACAAAATGCAGCAGGAACCGTTTGAAATCGGCCATGCGATCGAGCGGGTTTGCGGTAAACTGGCCCCGGAGCTCGCGGACAAGCGGCTGCGGCTGTCGACTCGAATGGCGCAGGCCGAAGTCGTGGCCAACCGGCACCGCATTGAGCAGGTTTTGGTCAATTTCCTGACCAACGCGATTCGTTATACGCCGGTAGGGGAATCCATCCTCGTCACGGCTGCCGAAGAGGCGGATTCCGTAAAGGTGAGCGTGGAGAACCGCGGTGTTCATATCCCGGAGGCGCAGTTGGAAAAGGTGTGGGATCGCTTTTACCGCGGGGAGCCTTCCCGAAATCCTTCGACCGGCGGAACTGGGCTGGGCCTGGCGATCGCCAAAAAAATATTGGAGCTGCACGGTCTGCCCTTTGGCGTGGCGAATACGGCGGATGGGGTTTTATTTTACTTTTATTTGCGCAAACAAGCGTAG
- a CDS encoding response regulator transcription factor gives MSKTILIVEDKLLLREIIKDYFLNEGYKVLEAGDGKEALALFGQHKVQLIILDIMLPELDGWAVCRRVRKVSDVPVIMLTARSDEDDTLLGFELGADDYVVKPCSPPVLLARAKRFLEPRHMPGQEKDTLGGAGIALHLPSRSVTIDGADCSLTYTEFEILAYLTKNKGTIVTREQLMAKIWGYDFPGDERTINSHMRNLRAKLGDKAQCIVTVVRAGYKFEDRPC, from the coding sequence ATGTCAAAAACAATTCTGATTGTCGAAGATAAGCTTCTTTTACGGGAAATTATCAAAGATTACTTCCTTAATGAAGGATACAAGGTATTGGAGGCGGGTGACGGGAAAGAGGCGCTGGCATTGTTCGGACAGCATAAAGTCCAATTGATCATTCTCGACATCATGCTGCCTGAATTGGACGGCTGGGCGGTGTGCCGGCGGGTCCGCAAGGTGTCGGACGTTCCGGTCATCATGCTGACGGCCCGTTCGGACGAGGACGATACCTTGCTCGGCTTCGAGCTGGGCGCGGACGATTACGTCGTCAAGCCGTGCAGCCCGCCTGTTTTGCTGGCCCGGGCCAAACGTTTTCTGGAACCTCGCCATATGCCCGGGCAAGAAAAGGACACTTTGGGTGGGGCCGGGATCGCGCTGCACCTGCCTTCCCGCTCAGTAACGATTGACGGGGCAGACTGCAGTCTAACGTACACGGAATTCGAAATTTTAGCGTACCTCACGAAAAACAAAGGGACGATCGTGACTCGGGAGCAATTGATGGCGAAAATATGGGGATACGATTTTCCCGGCGATGAACGGACGATCAACAGCCATATGCGCAATTTGCGGGCGAAATTGGGCGACAAGGCCCAATGCATCGTGACCGTGGTACGCGCCGGGTACAAATTTGAGGATCGGCCATGTTAA
- a CDS encoding helix-turn-helix transcriptional regulator → MISYIHQNYADSITLPEIAEAAHLSVSECNRSFKKTLHTTPYDYLIKYRIKKSTELLVDTDCTISEIARRVGFNHANHFIQSFKKHYRKTPKEYRKSKSTIHNER, encoded by the coding sequence ATGATCAGTTATATCCATCAGAACTACGCCGACAGCATCACTTTACCGGAAATTGCCGAAGCCGCGCATCTGAGTGTCTCTGAGTGCAACCGCAGTTTCAAGAAAACACTGCATACGACTCCTTATGACTATTTAATTAAATATCGCATCAAAAAAAGCACCGAATTATTGGTTGATACGGACTGTACGATTTCAGAAATAGCCCGTAGAGTGGGTTTCAACCATGCCAATCATTTCATTCAGTCCTTCAAAAAGCATTATAGAAAAACACCCAAGGAATACCGCAAATCCAAAAGCACAATACATAACGAGAGGTAG
- a CDS encoding type IA DNA topoisomerase: MKTLVIAEKPDMGRTIAAVIEPKAKNNRSYLEGERYIITWAIGHLLELAEPDAYDDKYKRWNFGDLPIMPERFKIVPNPRTKDQLKTIGELAKRCGQIVNACDAAREGQYIFALIQQQLRLSQPVKRLWISDLTSESIAKGFAELHEAAEFENLTLAARARSEADWLIGMNATRAFTTKHRELLSVGRVQTPVLALIYDRQKEIENFDSLTYYEIKAEFAQDTRKYAGTWQGERLTDADKAKAIADKVRGKAGRIAEYEVKETKEYPYKLYDLTLLQREANAKYGYSAKKTLDLAQALYERHKVISYPRTSSNYVTEQNIDGMHKVFHMLKSTPYQTLAEGGNPKLVHVGNKSVCNPARVEDHHAILPTLKRPGNLSKEEQNVYDLVVRRFLAHFYPPAEYKQHTVLTEVEGETFKTNVKELLSLGWKVCLPGDEASKPGGRGKKKDEEEEAEELVSEPFQIDRNQPVQCTEAQAKEKATQPPKHYTEGTLLKAMESAGKQLENEELREAMKDAGLGTPATRAATIERLKKVGYITMQGKRITVTQKGRTAVELIRRAGVELLTSPEMTGQWERRLYQISRGEATPDKFMDNVRRFTVSIIEKVRTQQKADAALFGTADGDKPAGRGRGKTAKAGPTGRPAKGAAGSASAAASPGSAAKPAAGPGLQALAPCPREGCGGQIIEGRKGYGCTHYKQGCGFVIWKEFAGKKISASMLNALLTKGQTQLLTFKRAGGEIKGRIALVDRSTGKLELLHAEPSEASSN; the protein is encoded by the coding sequence ATGAAAACGCTCGTGATTGCCGAGAAACCGGATATGGGGCGGACGATCGCCGCCGTTATCGAACCGAAAGCGAAAAACAATCGATCCTATCTGGAAGGGGAACGGTACATCATCACGTGGGCGATCGGCCATCTGCTCGAACTTGCCGAACCAGACGCCTATGACGACAAGTATAAACGATGGAATTTCGGCGATTTGCCGATCATGCCGGAACGGTTTAAAATCGTGCCGAACCCAAGAACGAAAGATCAATTGAAGACGATCGGCGAGCTGGCCAAACGCTGCGGCCAAATCGTCAACGCGTGCGACGCCGCGCGCGAGGGGCAGTATATTTTCGCTTTGATCCAGCAGCAGCTCCGTTTGTCCCAGCCGGTCAAACGGCTGTGGATCTCCGATTTGACCAGCGAAAGCATCGCCAAGGGCTTCGCGGAGCTGCATGAGGCCGCGGAGTTTGAAAATTTGACGCTCGCCGCCAGGGCGCGCAGTGAGGCCGATTGGCTGATCGGCATGAACGCTACGCGAGCGTTCACAACCAAGCATCGGGAGCTGCTGTCCGTCGGCCGGGTACAAACTCCGGTGCTGGCGCTCATCTATGACCGGCAGAAAGAGATTGAAAATTTCGATTCCCTGACGTATTACGAAATCAAGGCGGAATTTGCGCAGGACACCCGCAAGTACGCCGGAACTTGGCAAGGGGAGCGGCTGACCGACGCGGATAAAGCGAAGGCCATCGCCGATAAAGTGCGGGGAAAAGCCGGACGCATCGCCGAATACGAAGTCAAAGAAACGAAAGAATATCCGTACAAGCTGTACGATCTGACGCTGCTGCAGCGGGAAGCCAACGCCAAATACGGCTATTCCGCCAAAAAAACGCTCGATCTGGCGCAGGCGCTGTACGAGCGCCATAAAGTCATTTCTTATCCGCGGACAAGCTCCAACTATGTGACGGAACAAAATATCGACGGGATGCACAAAGTTTTTCATATGCTTAAATCGACGCCGTATCAAACGCTGGCCGAAGGCGGCAATCCGAAGCTGGTGCATGTGGGCAACAAATCCGTGTGCAATCCAGCGCGCGTGGAAGATCACCATGCGATATTGCCCACGCTAAAACGGCCGGGCAATTTAAGCAAAGAGGAGCAAAACGTATACGACCTCGTCGTCCGCCGGTTCCTTGCGCATTTTTATCCGCCGGCCGAGTACAAGCAGCATACCGTGTTGACCGAGGTGGAGGGAGAGACGTTCAAAACGAACGTAAAAGAGCTGCTTTCCCTGGGTTGGAAAGTGTGCCTCCCCGGCGACGAGGCCTCTAAACCGGGCGGACGCGGCAAGAAAAAGGACGAAGAGGAAGAAGCCGAGGAACTGGTCAGCGAGCCGTTTCAAATCGACCGGAACCAGCCGGTCCAATGTACGGAGGCCCAGGCCAAAGAGAAAGCGACCCAGCCGCCGAAGCATTATACCGAGGGGACGCTGCTTAAAGCGATGGAAAGTGCGGGAAAGCAGCTTGAAAACGAGGAGCTGCGCGAAGCGATGAAGGATGCCGGGCTCGGCACGCCGGCCACGCGGGCGGCGACGATTGAGCGGCTCAAAAAAGTCGGCTACATCACGATGCAAGGCAAAAGGATCACCGTCACGCAAAAAGGCCGGACGGCCGTGGAGCTGATCCGCCGCGCCGGCGTCGAGCTGCTGACTTCTCCGGAAATGACCGGCCAATGGGAGAGACGGCTGTACCAAATTTCCCGCGGGGAAGCGACTCCGGACAAGTTCATGGACAATGTGCGGCGGTTTACGGTGTCGATCATCGAAAAGGTGCGGACGCAGCAAAAAGCGGACGCTGCCTTGTTCGGCACGGCGGACGGAGACAAACCAGCGGGACGCGGGCGCGGAAAAACCGCGAAAGCCGGCCCGACGGGCCGTCCCGCCAAAGGAGCGGCCGGCTCGGCCAGCGCGGCGGCTTCGCCAGGCTCCGCAGCCAAGCCAGCGGCTGGCCCGGGGCTGCAGGCGCTCGCCCCTTGCCCGCGGGAAGGCTGCGGCGGCCAGATCATCGAAGGCCGCAAAGGCTACGGCTGCACGCATTACAAGCAGGGCTGCGGCTTCGTCATTTGGAAAGAGTTTGCCGGAAAGAAAATTTCCGCTTCCATGCTAAATGCGCTTCTGACCAAAGGCCAGACCCAGCTGTTAACCTTTAAGCGGGCAGGCGGAGAGATTAAGGGGCGGATCGCCCTGGTCGACCGTTCAACCGGAAAGCTTGAGCTTCTGCACGCCGAGCCGTCAGAAGCATCATCCAACTAA
- a CDS encoding glutamate synthase subunit beta, which yields MSTPTGFMEFKRELPGDRSPSERVRDWEEFHKHMSEEELQTQGARCMDCGTPYCHTGIDMAGGTSGCPVHNLIPEWNNLVYRGLWKEALERLHKTNNFPEFTGRICPAPCEGSCTVGLIGQPVTIKTIEQAIIDKGFEEGWVVPEPPEKRTGRRVAVVGSGPAGLACAAQLNKAGHDVTVYERSDRIGGLLMYGIPTMKLDKAVVQRRVDLLAAEGVKFVTNTEIGKDIKAKQLVDEYDAVVLCGGATKPREFNIEGSDLNGVHYAMPFLNGTIKSYLDSGLQDGQYLSAKDKDVIVIGGGDTGSDCVATALRHGCRSITQFGTHAKAPLERDPINNPWPQFPNVYTLDYAQEEAKAIFGSDPREFSIMTTRFVGDENGSLKELHTVQIRRTVDETGRKIYEPIPGTERVFPAQLALIAIGFDGPESTIIDELGLEKDRRTNVKAKYGQFKTSVDKVFAAGDMRRGQSLVVWAINEGRAAAREVDKYLMGSTVLV from the coding sequence ATGTCTACACCAACAGGATTCATGGAGTTCAAACGCGAGCTTCCGGGGGATCGCAGCCCGTCCGAACGGGTTCGGGACTGGGAAGAATTCCATAAACATATGTCCGAGGAAGAGCTGCAGACGCAAGGCGCCCGCTGCATGGACTGCGGCACGCCATATTGCCATACGGGCATCGACATGGCCGGCGGCACTTCGGGATGCCCGGTGCATAATTTGATCCCGGAATGGAATAACCTCGTTTATCGCGGTTTGTGGAAGGAAGCGCTGGAGCGTTTGCACAAAACGAACAATTTTCCGGAATTTACGGGCCGTATTTGCCCCGCGCCTTGCGAAGGCTCCTGCACCGTCGGCCTGATCGGACAGCCCGTCACGATCAAAACGATCGAGCAGGCGATTATCGACAAAGGTTTTGAGGAAGGCTGGGTCGTTCCCGAACCTCCGGAGAAGCGGACAGGCCGCAGAGTCGCCGTCGTCGGTTCCGGCCCGGCCGGACTGGCCTGCGCCGCGCAGCTCAACAAAGCGGGCCATGATGTGACCGTATATGAACGTTCGGACCGCATCGGCGGTCTGCTGATGTACGGCATTCCGACGATGAAGCTCGACAAGGCGGTCGTGCAGCGCCGCGTTGATTTGCTGGCTGCGGAAGGCGTGAAATTCGTCACCAACACGGAGATCGGCAAAGACATCAAGGCGAAGCAGCTTGTCGACGAATACGACGCGGTCGTACTGTGCGGCGGCGCTACGAAACCGCGCGAATTCAACATCGAAGGCAGCGATTTGAACGGTGTGCATTACGCGATGCCGTTTTTGAACGGCACGATCAAGAGCTATCTGGATTCGGGGCTGCAGGACGGACAGTATTTGTCCGCCAAAGACAAGGACGTTATCGTGATCGGCGGCGGGGACACGGGTTCCGACTGCGTCGCCACGGCGCTGCGCCACGGCTGCCGCAGCATCACCCAGTTCGGCACGCACGCCAAAGCGCCGCTGGAACGCGATCCGATCAACAACCCTTGGCCGCAGTTTCCAAATGTATATACCCTTGATTATGCGCAGGAGGAAGCCAAGGCGATATTCGGCAGCGACCCGCGCGAGTTCTCGATCATGACGACGCGGTTCGTCGGCGATGAGAACGGCAGCTTGAAGGAGCTGCACACGGTGCAAATCCGCCGTACCGTTGACGAAACCGGCCGTAAAATCTATGAGCCGATTCCGGGGACGGAACGGGTATTCCCGGCGCAATTGGCGCTGATCGCCATCGGCTTCGACGGTCCGGAATCGACGATTATAGATGAGCTGGGGCTGGAAAAAGACCGCCGCACAAATGTGAAGGCGAAATACGGCCAATTCAAGACGAGCGTGGATAAGGTGTTTGCCGCCGGAGACATGCGCCGCGGACAAAGCCTGGTCGTCTGGGCGATCAACGAAGGCCGGGCGGCCGCCCGCGAGGTCGATAAATATCTGATGGGCTCGACCGTATTGGTGTAG
- a CDS encoding dihydrofolate reductase has product MSITLIWAMAQNGVIGRNNQLPWRLPADLKFFKAQTMGKTMIMGRKTWESMGSKPLPGRHSVVLTQDTSYRAEGADIVHTLEEALRYEKEGEELMVIGGAGVFRFFLPVADKLLVTRIDEDIEGDVFFPSLNWEDFDLVHEEQGIRDDKNPYDYRFLTYERRK; this is encoded by the coding sequence ATGAGTATAACGCTGATCTGGGCGATGGCCCAAAATGGAGTGATCGGCCGCAACAATCAGCTGCCTTGGCGATTGCCGGCGGACCTGAAATTTTTCAAAGCGCAGACGATGGGCAAAACGATGATTATGGGCCGGAAAACCTGGGAATCGATGGGGAGCAAACCGCTGCCGGGCCGCCATAGCGTCGTGCTGACGCAGGATACGTCCTACCGGGCCGAGGGAGCCGATATCGTGCATACCCTCGAAGAGGCGCTGCGTTACGAAAAGGAAGGCGAAGAGCTGATGGTGATCGGCGGCGCAGGCGTATTCCGGTTCTTCTTGCCTGTCGCCGACAAGCTGCTCGTGACACGCATCGACGAGGACATCGAAGGGGATGTGTTTTTCCCCTCCCTAAACTGGGAGGATTTTGATTTAGTGCATGAGGAGCAGGGGATTCGTGATGACAAGAATCCTTATGATTACCGTTTTTTGACTTACGAACGCCGCAAGTGA
- the thyA gene encoding thymidylate synthase — translation MKKYLDLLEDVLKNGTPKEDRTGVGTLSVFGRQLRFDLSEGFPLVTTKRIHLKSVVHELLWFLKGDTNIAYLKENGVSIWDEWADENGDLGPVYGSQWRSWETPDGRKIDQIAAVIEAIKKNPDSRRHLVSAWNVAEVDRMKLPPCHFVFQFYVANGKLSCMLTMRSVDTFLGLPFNIASYSLLTHMVAQQCGLEVGEFIWSGGDVHIYSNHLEQVKTQLEREPFPLPKLVIKRKPDSIFDYVYEDFEFVGYQHHPAIKAPVAI, via the coding sequence ATGAAAAAATATCTGGACTTGTTGGAGGATGTATTGAAGAACGGCACGCCAAAGGAGGACCGGACCGGGGTAGGGACTCTCTCCGTTTTCGGCAGACAGCTGCGCTTTGATTTAAGCGAAGGGTTTCCGCTGGTGACGACAAAACGCATCCATTTGAAATCGGTTGTCCATGAGCTGCTGTGGTTTTTAAAGGGCGACACGAATATCGCATATTTGAAAGAGAACGGTGTCAGCATTTGGGACGAGTGGGCCGACGAGAACGGCGATCTTGGGCCGGTGTACGGCTCGCAATGGCGTTCCTGGGAAACGCCGGACGGGCGGAAGATCGACCAAATTGCCGCTGTGATCGAGGCGATCAAGAAAAACCCGGATTCGCGGCGCCATTTGGTGAGTGCCTGGAATGTGGCAGAGGTCGATCGGATGAAGCTGCCGCCATGCCATTTTGTGTTCCAGTTTTACGTGGCGAACGGAAAGCTGTCCTGCATGCTGACGATGCGCTCCGTGGACACGTTCCTCGGGCTGCCTTTCAACATTGCCAGCTATTCGCTGCTGACGCATATGGTGGCCCAGCAATGCGGTTTGGAAGTAGGCGAGTTCATCTGGTCCGGCGGGGACGTGCACATTTACAGCAACCATCTGGAGCAGGTCAAAACTCAACTGGAGCGTGAGCCGTTCCCGCTGCCGAAGCTGGTGATCAAACGCAAGCCGGACTCGATTTTCGACTATGTTTACGAAGATTTCGAATTCGTCGGCTACCAGCATCATCCGGCGATCAAGGCACCGGTGGCCATATAG
- a CDS encoding alkaline phosphatase family protein yields MLLHAHLKRLLTVIGVCLLTISCHKQEAPQEQDLLRIQTAAERQAVPKKIIFFMVDSLMAQAIDRGIRQNELPTFRYFIEHGQYFKDMVSSFPTMSVSIDSSLLTGTYPDGHHLPGLTWYPQDGDKVIGYGSGPFEVLRRGTRQVLTDALVNMNGRDLNPAVPTIYEVLQQRGVTTGSVNGLIYRGLAEHRLTLPDPVTAITSLPKELTVKGPDFLTFGALSNPLAGKLSLPVGPADLMGYNDRYVVETVKYLIRSKQLPDFLYVYLPELDGKVHKHGPADLSGIRDTDRELRSMLEAFGSLEQALKECVIIIAGDNGMDKVLPKDQAAAIDLPKLLSRFEVLPAGETVSPATEIALGVNDMMAYVYSLKPEADLKEIADVLRADKRIDTVAWEENGRTVVYQGGSAKTLKFRQGGELIDPYGQTWIVEGDEDILDLKRMDLGSGKSRLTYGKYPDALKRLQGALNSHEGRFLVVTAKPGYELTEAGSPTHPGGGAHGGLDQAASLVPLISCGTDKQPEHLRIIDLKSFLVELSGQRERSRQR; encoded by the coding sequence ATGCTGCTGCACGCACACCTGAAACGTTTGTTGACCGTCATTGGCGTTTGTTTGTTAACGATAAGCTGCCATAAGCAGGAGGCTCCGCAAGAGCAAGATTTGCTTCGCATCCAAACCGCCGCAGAGCGGCAAGCCGTTCCGAAAAAGATCATTTTTTTTATGGTCGATTCCCTGATGGCGCAAGCGATTGACCGCGGGATCCGGCAAAATGAGCTTCCGACCTTTCGCTATTTCATTGAACACGGGCAGTATTTCAAAGATATGGTCAGTTCTTTTCCAACGATGTCCGTAAGCATAGACAGCTCCTTGCTAACCGGAACCTACCCCGACGGGCATCACTTGCCCGGATTAACCTGGTATCCGCAAGACGGCGATAAAGTGATCGGCTACGGCTCCGGGCCGTTCGAGGTGCTGCGGCGGGGGACGAGACAGGTGCTGACCGACGCGCTCGTTAATATGAACGGGCGGGATTTAAATCCTGCAGTGCCGACGATTTACGAAGTTCTGCAGCAGCGGGGCGTGACCACCGGTTCGGTAAACGGCCTGATTTACCGCGGACTTGCGGAGCACCGTTTAACGCTGCCGGATCCGGTTACCGCGATCACCTCTTTGCCCAAGGAACTAACGGTTAAGGGACCGGATTTTTTGACGTTTGGGGCATTGTCGAACCCGCTGGCGGGAAAGCTCTCTTTACCCGTAGGTCCGGCGGACCTAATGGGCTATAACGATCGCTACGTCGTTGAAACCGTCAAATATTTGATCCGGTCGAAGCAACTGCCTGATTTCTTGTACGTTTATTTACCGGAGCTCGATGGAAAGGTGCATAAACACGGCCCGGCGGACTTAAGCGGAATCAGGGACACGGATCGCGAGCTGCGATCTATGCTGGAGGCCTTCGGAAGCTTGGAGCAAGCGCTTAAGGAGTGTGTCATCATTATAGCCGGAGACAACGGGATGGATAAGGTGCTGCCGAAGGATCAAGCTGCGGCGATAGATCTGCCCAAGCTGCTAAGCCGTTTTGAAGTGCTGCCCGCAGGCGAAACCGTATCGCCTGCAACCGAGATTGCTTTAGGCGTCAACGACATGATGGCTTATGTCTACAGTTTAAAGCCGGAGGCGGATTTAAAGGAGATCGCCGATGTCCTAAGAGCGGATAAGCGGATCGATACGGTAGCTTGGGAGGAGAACGGCCGGACGGTCGTTTATCAGGGCGGTTCGGCAAAAACGCTGAAATTCCGGCAGGGAGGGGAGCTGATAGATCCTTACGGACAGACTTGGATAGTGGAGGGCGACGAGGATATCCTCGATCTGAAACGGATGGACTTAGGCTCAGGGAAATCCCGGCTTACCTATGGAAAATATCCCGATGCGCTAAAGCGGCTGCAGGGCGCGCTAAACTCTCACGAAGGCCGTTTTCTGGTCGTTACCGCAAAACCGGGGTATGAGCTGACGGAAGCCGGCTCGCCGACGCATCCCGGCGGCGGAGCTCACGGCGGACTTGATCAAGCGGCCTCGCTGGTGCCGTTGATCAGTTGCGGGACGGACAAACAGCCGGAGCATTTGCGGATCATTGATTTGAAGTCCTTTTTGGTGGAACTGTCGGGTCAAAGAGAACGCAGCCGCCAGCGTTAA